The Pectobacterium wasabiae CFBP 3304 DNA segment TCGATACCCTCAGTGAGCGCTGAGTAGGATGAAGCTCTGGCCCAGAGCCCGAACGCGCCATCAACGTGAACCCAGGCACCCGCTGCTTTAGCGGTTGGAATGATCTGCGCAAAATCATCGAACTCGCCCGTGTTTACCTCACCGGCCTGCAAACAAAGAATCATGCGATCGTTGAGCGGAGGAAGCTGTGCCACATCGATCTGTCCAAACGTATTAACAGGCGCGACGATGATATGGCGTAGTCCAAAGCCGAGTACGCGTAGCGCTTTCTTCACTGTGATGTGCGTCAGTTCCGAAATTACGACCTTAATTTCAGGTGCGCCGATCAGCCCATCGTTGTCAAAATCCCAGCCCTGTTTTGCCAACATCGCGCGGCGTGCGGCGACCAGACAAGAAAGGGTGCAGGCGGTGGCGCTGGTGCCGAATCCAACAGCACTTTCTTTCGGTAAATTCAGGATATCAAGCACCCAGCGGCTGGCGAGGCGTTCCAGCGTGGCGGATATCGGTGAATTATCAAAGGTGGAGGCGCACTGATCCCAGGCGATCATCAATCGCTCGGAGGCGGCGGCAACCGGCAATGTTGCACCGATAACAAAGCCGAAATAGTTTGGGCCATTGGACGCAGTGGTGGCCGGTGAACCGACCTCATCCAGCAGCATCAGGGTGTTTTCAGCCGAGAAGCCCTGTTGAGGCAATGCTTCATCAAAACGTGCCAGCGCCGCGAGGGCGTCTGCATCGGGGAAAACCCGACGCTGTGCATTCTCTACCAAATAACGTCGACCGCGCTCATCGGCATCAGCCAGTAATGTCAGTTCGCTCATGGTTTCTCCTTCATCAATAATCATTTTCTGTTATCACGATGGCGTGGATGCTGTCGGTGACGGGGCTGAAATGTGTAGCGTCATTTTCCAGAAGAGTAACGCCAGCAGACTGATGGTGGCACCAAGAAAGCATACGCCTGACCAACCGGCAGAGTCATAGGCTACTGTTGTTGCCATCGCGCCAAGCCCGCTGCCGATGCTATAAAACAGCATATAGCAGCCAACCAGACGGCTGTGTGCATCAGGATGCGTCTTGAAAATTATGCTTTGGTTGGCCACGTGAATGGCCTGTCCGCTCAGATCGAGGGCGATGATGCCGACGACTAATGCGAAGAGAGAATAAGGGGCTAGCCACAGCGGCAGCCACGATGCCAGAAGCAATAATAGGGCGATACCGCTGACCCACTGTTCGCGGCCTTTATCGGCCTGAGAGCCCGCTTTCACTGCCGCCAGTGCGCCGAGAATGCCCACCAGACCAAACGCACCGATAACCGTATGAGAAAAGAAATAGGGTTCGCGACTCAGCGGCAGAACCAGTGCGCTCCAGAAAATGCTCAGGGCAGCAAACATCAGTAAAGCGATGATGCCGCGTATTTGCAACATGCGTTCTTTACGCAGCAGGGTCAGCATCGAAAGCAGCAGCGTGGAATAGTGCGGGCGCTGTTGGGCTGACGGCTGATGTGGCAGTGCGCGCCATAAAAGTGCGGCAAGCAGGAGCATCCACAGTGCGGAAAAGAAGTACACGCTGCGCCAGCCTGCCATATCAGCGATGAAACCGGACAGTACGCGAGCCAGCAAAAGCCCAATCACCACGCCGCCCTGCACGGCTCCCACAACGCGCCCACGCTCCTGCGGTGTGGCAGCCGTCGCGGCATAAGCAATCAGGCCCTGAGTCATGGCTGTGCCGAACATGCCCACAGCCAGCATAGCGATCAATAAATACAGGGATGTGGTGGCTAGCCCAACGGCAATCAGCGCCACGATGAGCGCACTCAACTGGGCTAACATCAACTTGCGTCGATTGAGGATGTCACCCAGCGGCACCAGCAGAATTAACGCCAGCGCACAGCCAAGCTGTGTTGCCGTCATCACGCCGCCAACGGCAGCGATAGTGATATTAAAATCTATCGATAATGCATCCAGCAGCGGCTGTGCGTAATAAACATTGGCGACGCTAAGCGCACTTGCACAGGCAAACAGCAACACTAACGCGCGCGGTAATTCCGTCTGCGTGGGCAGTGTAGTGCTGTAAAGATCATATTCGGTGACGGATGACGTGGTATGAATAGGGCTATTTTTCATAATATTGGCTTTTATCATTTTACTTGATTTCAAAATAAAACCAGTTGAAGCATGGACGATCTGGTTTTACTCTGCAACCAAAAAATGTGCGGTCAGTTTTTCAGCTTGTGCATAAGGCAGATAGGATGAACAGGAAAAAGGGGAGGAGATAATCATGGTGAAGCGCAAAAGTTTGAAAGAGGATGTGTGTCCCGTCGCGCGCGCGCTGGATGTGGTTGGCGATCGTTGGACATTGCTGATTGTCCGCGATGCTTTCGATAATCGCCGCCGTTTCAGCGATTTTCAGCGCAGTTTGGGCGTTGCTAAAAATATTCTTACCGACCGTCTGCGTACCCTGGTTGATGAGGGCATTTTGTCCGTTCAGCCCGTTTCCGAAAGCTCGGCCTATCAGGAATATGTTCTGACGCCAAAAGGTGAACAGCTCTTCCCGCTCGTCGTGGCGCTACGTCAGTGGGGTGAACAGCAGCTATTTGCGGAAGGGGAACCTCACTCCCTGCTATTGGATAAGCACACCAGCCAGCCTCTGCAAGCCATGCTGCCGCATTCTGCACAAGGGCAACGGTTGGATGGGCAAGATACGTTCGTTCAGAAAATCGATTGAGGGGCCGTGATGCAGACAGAATCGAGAGAAACAGGCAGCGATCTTGAGGCAATCTCCCGCTATCTGAAGAAGTTGCACGTACTGACGCTATGCGTGGGTGAAAATTCGGAATTATGGTGTGCGAGTTGCTTCTATACTTATGAGGAGCAACAAATAGCCTTCTATCTAATGACGGAGTTGCAGACGCGCCACGGTGAAATCATGGCAAGGTTGCCGCAGGTCGCTGGTACGGTCAGCGGCCAGCCGAAGAGCGTCATGTTGATTAAAGGCGTGCAGTTTCGGGCGCAGGCGGTGCAGTTGGAGGGGGATGACGCGCAGCAGGCCAGAGCGCGGTACAACGCACGTTTTCCTATTGCACGAGCATCAAAAGCGCCGATCTGGCGGCTCGATCTGACAGAAGTCAAAATGACGGACAATACGCTGGGCTTTGGTAAGAAACGTTACTGGCAGCGTGAAGAACAGATGGGCCAGAAAGAACACCATAAGCATGAAAAGATGGGATAGTAAAAGTTGCAGAGCAAGGGGGAAAACCGATGAGCCGGGTACTGTTATTAGGTGCAACGGGGTTAGTGGGACACGAACTGTTAGAACTGCTGAAAGCCAATAACCGGGTAGAGACGGTCTATGCACCAACCCGTAAACCGCTGATGCCTTCGGATAAAGTGGTCAACCCACACGATCCCGATCTGTCTGCTGCGCTGGCGCAGTTGACCGCTCCTGTCGATATTGCCTTTTGTTGTCTGGGGTCGACGCTCAAGACGGCAGGCAGTAAGCAGGCTTTCCGCTATGTGGATTACACGCTGGTCGTGGAAGGATCAAAAGTAGCGTTAGCGCTGGGCGCGACGCATCTTTTGGTGGTTAGTTCACTGAGCGCGAATGCAACGTCGCCTTTCTTCTACTCGCGAGTGAAGGGGGAAACGGAAAAATCGCTGCGTCAGCAGGGCTGGCAGCATTTGACATTGGCACAGCCGTCGATGCTGCTGGGGGAAAGAGAGGACAGTCGCACACTGGAGAGCCTTGCCGCACCGCTGTTTCGCCTGTTTCCGGCGAAGTGGCGGGCGATTGAGGGGAAAACCGTGGCGCAGGCGTTGTTGAATCAAGCCTTCTCGCCAGAGCCAAAAGCGCGGGTAACGGTACTGGAATCCGATCAATTACGTTCGCTGGGTCAGTGGCAACCGCTTCAGTAGCTCCTTATCGATCAACGCAGGCGGTGGACAACCTGATTGCTGCTGCCGCGCCAAATCAGTGCGGGATCTTTCAGATCTTGCACAAATTTTCCATCGACTAACACGTTGATGAGATCGACCACTCGCTGTTGTTCCGGTGTGATATCCGCCAGCACGTAGCCTGTCCAAACCCAGATATCTTTGCCTGGGCATTCCGCACGGATACGTTCGACCAGCCGCAGAATATCAGGCACGTTCTGTGGGTGAAGTGGATCGCCGCCAGACAGCGAAATTCCCTGTCGTGGAACTTCTGTATCCTGAAGATCGGCGATGATCTGGTCTTCCTGTTCCTGCGTAAATGGCTGACCGGAGTTCAGTCGCCAGGTGCTTTTGTTGTAGCACCCAACGCATTCATGCACGCAGCCAGCGACAAACAGCGTGCAGCGGGTGCCGGGGCCGTTGACGACATCGACGGGATAATATTGGTGGTAATTCATACGGTAGAGCTCATGTTATGACGCGGGTGTGTGTTGACGATGCCGCGAAAGGTGGGCCGCATTGTTGCGGCCCAGAAGGGATCAGCCCAGTTGACCGTTGCCCAGATGCTTAATCCGGCGTTTAACTTCTTCCTGCTTACCGGCGTTGAACGGGCGAGCGTCCGGGCTACCGAGGTAGCCGCACACGCGACGTGTCACGGAAACGCGCGCCGAATCGTGGTTACCGCATTTTGGGCAGGTGAAGCCTTTACTGGTGCACTCGAATTCACCGGTGAAGCCACACTCATAGCATTCGTCGATCGGCGTGTTGGTGCCGTAGTAAGGCACGCGCGTGTAGCTGTAATCCCACACGTCTTCCAGCGCTTTGAGGTTGTGTTGCAGGTTCGGATATTCGCCGTAGCAAATGAACCCACCGTTAGCCAGCGGCGGATAGGGCAGCTCGAAGTCGATTTTCTGGTAAGGATTCACCTTCTTCTCCACATCGAGGTGGAAGCTGTTGGTGTAATAACCTTTGTCCGTCACGCCCTGTACGACGCCAAACTCGGCGGTATCCAGACGACAGAAGCGATCGCACAGATTCTCGCTCGGTGTGCTGTACAGGCTGAAGCCATAACCCGTTTCATCTTTCCATTGCTCGGTGGCGGCTTTCAGACGGGCGATGACGGCTACGGCTTTGGCTCGCAGCGCTTCATCATCAAACACATGCGTTTGGTTACCGAAGAGCGCATTGATGGTTTCATGTAGGCCAATATAGCCCAGCGAAATCGAGGCGCGTCCATTCTTGAAGATGTCCGCGATGCTGTCGTCCGCGTTTAAGCGCACGCCACAGGCACCTTCCATATACAGGATTGGCGCGACGCGTGCTTTCACACTTTCCAGCCGCGCAATGCGTGTCATCAGCGCTTTCTTCGCTAACGTCAGGCGTTGATCCAGCAGTGTCCAGAAGCGGTCTTCATTGCCTTCGGCTTCTAGCGCAATCCGCGGCAGGTTCAGGCTGATGACGCCCAGATTATTGCGTCCGTCGTGAATCTGCTGGCCGTTTTCTTCATAGATACCGAGGAAGCTGCGGCAGCCCATTGGCGTTTTGAACGAACCGGTGACGTTCACGACCTGATCGTAATTCAGGATATCCGGGTACATGCGTTTGCTAGCGCACTCTAGCGCGAGTTGTTTGATATCGTAATTCGCATCGCCTGCCTTATGGTTCAGACCGTCACGGATAGCGAAGACCAGTTTCGGGAACACTGCGGTTTTGTGGTTTTTACCCAGCCCGGCAATGCGATTGCGCAGGATGGATTCCTGAATCAGACGCGATTCCCAGCAGGTGCCAAGCCCGAAGCCAAAGGTGACGAACGGCGTCTGGCCGTTAGCGGTGTGCAGCGTGTTGACTTCGTATTCCAGTGACTGAAAGGCGTCGTAGCACTCTTTTTCCGTGCGGGTTCTGGCATAGTTTTCTGCATCTGGGATCTTCCACTCTTCCGCCACGGCTTTGTGTTTCGCATGGCTGGCGGTGACGAACGGCGCCAGAATTTCATCAATACGGTTAATCGTGGTGCCGCCATAAATGTGGCTGGCGACCTGCGCGATAATCTGCGCGGTGACGGCGGTAGCGGTTGAGATAGATTTCGGCGGCTCAATTTCCGCATTGCCCATTTTGAAGCCGTTGGTCAGCATGCCGTTCAGGTCGATCAGCATGCAGTTAAACATCGGGAAGAACGGCGAGTAGTCGAGGTCGTGATAGTGAATCTCACCACGTTCATGCGCCAGCACCACATCACGCGGCAGGATGTACTGTTTGGCGTAATGCTTGGCGACGATGCCTGCCAGCAGATCGCGCTGGGTGGGAATCACTTTACTGTCTTTGTTGGCGTTCTCGTTCAGCAGCGCCATGTTGCTCTGCTCGACCAGACCGCGAATTTCTTGATTCAGGCGACCGTGGCGTTCACGCGCAATATCTCGGTCATGGCGGTATTCGATGTAGGTACGTGCCAGCTTCTTGTAATTGCCGGACATCAGCAGGTTTTCGACTGCGTCCTGAATATCGCGGATATCCACGCGCGATTTATCCTGCATTTGTTGAGCGACCGCACAGGCCACCGTTGCACAGTAGTCTGCATCATTGACATCGGCTGCACGTGCCGCGCGTTCGACCGCCTCTTTGATACGAACTTCATCAAAAGGCACCTGGCAACCGTCCCGTTTAATCACAACTGGTTTCACGTTTTCTTCCTCTAGAAAGGTTATCCACAGGCGAAAGCCCTAGCCGACAAGGGTTGATGAGGGCTGTGGATGACACTGTGGATAAACACTATATATGGGTCGTGTTTATAGGATAGGCACTATATATTGAAATTGCGTAGGGGGGTTGCGCTTTTATCGCTGCAAAATTGATGTAGAGCAAAGAAATCATCATGTCGGAGTGAATTTGAACCTGAACAAAAAATAGTCAAAAAAGACGATTGAAGCGTGAAGGCTTGCTACGCGCGGGTTGGCAGAAATTCGTCTTTTTTTTGACCGTGATATGAGTCTGGGATGTCCATAATCTTGTTGTGGTGAAAGAAAAAGCAGAAAAAAGCGCACCGATTACTGTGCGCTTTTTGGGGATTGTGCTGCTGATTGTTAGCGACGAACGGCGATCGCTTCGATCTCGATTTTCACATCTTTCGGCAGGCGGGCGACTTCAACGCAAGAGCGAGCCGGGAACGGTGCATCATGTTCCTTGAAGAAGGCTTCATACGCGGTGTTCACGAGGGTGAAGTCGTGCAGGTCTTTCACGAACACGGTCATTTTCACGATATCGGAAACTTTCAGGCCAGCAGCTTCCACGATCGCCTGAACGTTTTCCAGTGACTGGCGCGTCTGAGCGGTGATGTTGTCAGCGACCAGACCACTTTTCGGGTTCACGGGGATCTGACCAGAAGTGAAGATCATGCTGCCAAGGTCTACGCCCTGAACATAAGGGCCGATGGCGGCTGGGGCGTGCTCAGTGCTGATAATGCGTGACATGGTATCTCCTTGATGGGGGCGTAAAAGGAACGCGGACGCAGCCATTATTCAAAAAAGCCCCGTGACAGGCAATGTCCATTACGGGGCAAAGCAGAAAACTAGCGATCTTGCAGCACAGCCTGACGCTCAAACTCTTTCTCACAGTACTTACACTTCAGGTGAACGTCGCCGTCGCGTTGTTTAACGTTGAACGACG contains these protein-coding regions:
- a CDS encoding pyridoxal phosphate-dependent decarboxylase family protein, which gives rise to MSELTLLADADERGRRYLVENAQRRVFPDADALAALARFDEALPQQGFSAENTLMLLDEVGSPATTASNGPNYFGFVIGATLPVAAASERLMIAWDQCASTFDNSPISATLERLASRWVLDILNLPKESAVGFGTSATACTLSCLVAARRAMLAKQGWDFDNDGLIGAPEIKVVISELTHITVKKALRVLGFGLRHIIVAPVNTFGQIDVAQLPPLNDRMILCLQAGEVNTGEFDDFAQIIPTAKAAGAWVHVDGAFGLWARASSYSALTEGIELADSWTTDAHKWLNTPYDCAMAICRRADALAEAMNADAVYSSAARDAQKNLTLEFSRRPRGIPVWAVLRTLGRDGVAEMIERHCRQATLIADGLRRAGFEVLNRVVLNQVLLRGETDGQTTAIREALQASGKAWFGGSVWQGRPALRISVSSWRTQDDNVQALITLLMEIKAQTQR
- a CDS encoding MFS transporter, giving the protein MKNSPIHTTSSVTEYDLYSTTLPTQTELPRALVLLFACASALSVANVYYAQPLLDALSIDFNITIAAVGGVMTATQLGCALALILLVPLGDILNRRKLMLAQLSALIVALIAVGLATTSLYLLIAMLAVGMFGTAMTQGLIAYAATAATPQERGRVVGAVQGGVVIGLLLARVLSGFIADMAGWRSVYFFSALWMLLLAALLWRALPHQPSAQQRPHYSTLLLSMLTLLRKERMLQIRGIIALLMFAALSIFWSALVLPLSREPYFFSHTVIGAFGLVGILGALAAVKAGSQADKGREQWVSGIALLLLLASWLPLWLAPYSLFALVVGIIALDLSGQAIHVANQSIIFKTHPDAHSRLVGCYMLFYSIGSGLGAMATTVAYDSAGWSGVCFLGATISLLALLFWKMTLHISAPSPTASTPS
- a CDS encoding winged helix-turn-helix transcriptional regulator, translating into MVKRKSLKEDVCPVARALDVVGDRWTLLIVRDAFDNRRRFSDFQRSLGVAKNILTDRLRTLVDEGILSVQPVSESSAYQEYVLTPKGEQLFPLVVALRQWGEQQLFAEGEPHSLLLDKHTSQPLQAMLPHSAQGQRLDGQDTFVQKID
- a CDS encoding YhbP family protein, producing the protein MQTESRETGSDLEAISRYLKKLHVLTLCVGENSELWCASCFYTYEEQQIAFYLMTELQTRHGEIMARLPQVAGTVSGQPKSVMLIKGVQFRAQAVQLEGDDAQQARARYNARFPIARASKAPIWRLDLTEVKMTDNTLGFGKKRYWQREEQMGQKEHHKHEKMG
- a CDS encoding Rossmann-fold NAD(P)-binding domain-containing protein produces the protein MSRVLLLGATGLVGHELLELLKANNRVETVYAPTRKPLMPSDKVVNPHDPDLSAALAQLTAPVDIAFCCLGSTLKTAGSKQAFRYVDYTLVVEGSKVALALGATHLLVVSSLSANATSPFFYSRVKGETEKSLRQQGWQHLTLAQPSMLLGEREDSRTLESLAAPLFRLFPAKWRAIEGKTVAQALLNQAFSPEPKARVTVLESDQLRSLGQWQPLQ
- the nrdG gene encoding anaerobic ribonucleoside-triphosphate reductase-activating protein, translating into MNYHQYYPVDVVNGPGTRCTLFVAGCVHECVGCYNKSTWRLNSGQPFTQEQEDQIIADLQDTEVPRQGISLSGGDPLHPQNVPDILRLVERIRAECPGKDIWVWTGYVLADITPEQQRVVDLINVLVDGKFVQDLKDPALIWRGSSNQVVHRLR
- the nrdD gene encoding anaerobic ribonucleoside-triphosphate reductase; the encoded protein is MKPVVIKRDGCQVPFDEVRIKEAVERAARAADVNDADYCATVACAVAQQMQDKSRVDIRDIQDAVENLLMSGNYKKLARTYIEYRHDRDIARERHGRLNQEIRGLVEQSNMALLNENANKDSKVIPTQRDLLAGIVAKHYAKQYILPRDVVLAHERGEIHYHDLDYSPFFPMFNCMLIDLNGMLTNGFKMGNAEIEPPKSISTATAVTAQIIAQVASHIYGGTTINRIDEILAPFVTASHAKHKAVAEEWKIPDAENYARTRTEKECYDAFQSLEYEVNTLHTANGQTPFVTFGFGLGTCWESRLIQESILRNRIAGLGKNHKTAVFPKLVFAIRDGLNHKAGDANYDIKQLALECASKRMYPDILNYDQVVNVTGSFKTPMGCRSFLGIYEENGQQIHDGRNNLGVISLNLPRIALEAEGNEDRFWTLLDQRLTLAKKALMTRIARLESVKARVAPILYMEGACGVRLNADDSIADIFKNGRASISLGYIGLHETINALFGNQTHVFDDEALRAKAVAVIARLKAATEQWKDETGYGFSLYSTPSENLCDRFCRLDTAEFGVVQGVTDKGYYTNSFHLDVEKKVNPYQKIDFELPYPPLANGGFICYGEYPNLQHNLKALEDVWDYSYTRVPYYGTNTPIDECYECGFTGEFECTSKGFTCPKCGNHDSARVSVTRRVCGYLGSPDARPFNAGKQEEVKRRIKHLGNGQLG
- the ridA gene encoding 2-iminobutanoate/2-iminopropanoate deaminase, which gives rise to MSRIISTEHAPAAIGPYVQGVDLGSMIFTSGQIPVNPKSGLVADNITAQTRQSLENVQAIVEAAGLKVSDIVKMTVFVKDLHDFTLVNTAYEAFFKEHDAPFPARSCVEVARLPKDVKIEIEAIAVRR